One Mycobacteroides salmoniphilum DNA segment encodes these proteins:
- a CDS encoding glutamate--cysteine ligase: MARPIEFRGSPRPTLGVEWEFALVDAQTRDLTNEASAVLAAIGETPHVHKELLRNTIEVVTGICGSVAEAMQDLQATLATVRPTVRSLGMELFCAGTHPFARWSAQQLTDAPRYDELIARTQWWGRQMLIWGVHVHVGVSSKHKVMPIVTSMLNYYPHLLALSASSPMWEGQDTGYASNRAMMFQQLPTAGLPFHFQTWEQFEGFVDDQMKTGIIDQLNEIRWDIRPSPALGTVEVRIFDGISNVAELEALVALTHCLVVDLDRKLEAGESLPTMPPWHVQENKWRSARYGLDAVIILDEDSNERLVTEDLDDLLTRLQPIARLLECETELAAVEEIYRHGGSYQRQRRVAEEHDGDLGAVVDSVVNELEPER; the protein is encoded by the coding sequence GTGGCCCGTCCGATCGAATTTCGCGGGTCACCGCGGCCCACGCTGGGGGTGGAGTGGGAGTTCGCGCTCGTCGACGCCCAGACCAGGGACCTCACCAATGAAGCCTCCGCGGTATTGGCGGCAATCGGTGAGACTCCGCACGTTCACAAGGAGCTGCTGCGCAACACCATCGAGGTGGTGACGGGCATCTGCGGGTCGGTCGCCGAAGCGATGCAAGACCTGCAGGCAACTCTCGCGACGGTGCGGCCGACCGTGCGCTCGCTGGGCATGGAGCTGTTCTGTGCCGGTACCCATCCCTTCGCCCGCTGGTCGGCGCAACAGCTCACCGACGCGCCGCGGTACGACGAGCTGATCGCCCGCACCCAATGGTGGGGCCGGCAGATGCTGATCTGGGGCGTGCACGTGCATGTCGGTGTCTCCTCCAAGCACAAGGTGATGCCGATCGTCACATCGATGCTCAACTACTACCCGCACCTTTTGGCGCTGTCGGCGTCCTCCCCGATGTGGGAGGGGCAAGATACCGGGTACGCGAGCAACCGGGCCATGATGTTCCAGCAGCTGCCCACCGCCGGTCTGCCGTTCCACTTTCAGACCTGGGAGCAGTTTGAGGGTTTCGTCGATGATCAGATGAAGACCGGAATCATCGACCAGCTCAATGAAATCCGTTGGGATATCAGACCTTCACCGGCGCTGGGCACGGTCGAGGTTCGGATCTTCGACGGGATTTCCAATGTCGCAGAACTTGAGGCGCTGGTCGCGCTCACTCATTGCCTGGTGGTGGACTTGGATCGCAAGCTGGAGGCGGGGGAATCCCTGCCCACCATGCCGCCCTGGCATGTGCAGGAAAACAAATGGCGCAGTGCGCGTTACGGCCTCGACGCGGTCATCATCCTGGACGAGGACAGTAACGAGAGATTGGTGACCGAGGACCTCGACGATCTACTGACTCGGCTGCAACCCATCGCGCGGCTGCTGGAATGCGAGACGGAGCTGGCCGCAGTGGAGGAGATCTACCGCCACGGTGGGTCTTATCAGCGCCAGCGGCGCGTGGCTGAAGAGCATGACGGCGATCTGGGTGCGGTAGTGGACTCTGTGGTCAACGAGTTGGAGCCCGAGCGCTAA
- the sodC gene encoding superoxide dismutase[Cu-Zn], which yields MMRPMVKPAVLAAGTLAAVALSVSGCSPDQPASTTPGTTPPVWTGSTAPSAAGEHGGHGGGERPIPSGEKLNATLKLADGTPVASAEFVFQDGYATITVKTTENGKLTPGFHGLHIHSFKKCEPNSTAPAGGTPGDFLSAGGHFNVPGYTGHPSSGDLVSLNILKDGSGELVTIADSFTKDDLTTGNGTAIIIHEKADNFANIPPERYTQANGTAGPDDTTKSTGDAGKRVACGLIDAG from the coding sequence ATGATGAGGCCCATGGTTAAGCCCGCCGTTCTCGCCGCCGGAACCCTTGCTGCCGTTGCCTTGTCCGTGAGTGGATGCTCCCCGGATCAGCCGGCCAGCACCACGCCCGGCACCACCCCTCCGGTGTGGACAGGTTCCACCGCGCCGTCGGCCGCGGGCGAGCACGGCGGCCATGGAGGAGGCGAGCGGCCGATCCCGTCGGGCGAAAAGCTCAATGCCACGCTCAAGCTCGCCGACGGCACCCCGGTGGCATCCGCGGAGTTCGTTTTCCAGGACGGGTACGCCACCATCACGGTGAAGACCACGGAGAACGGCAAGCTCACCCCGGGATTCCATGGACTGCATATTCACTCCTTCAAGAAGTGCGAGCCCAACTCCACCGCGCCGGCCGGCGGCACCCCGGGCGACTTCCTGTCCGCGGGCGGGCATTTCAATGTGCCCGGATATACCGGTCATCCGTCCAGCGGCGACCTGGTATCACTGAATATCCTCAAGGACGGCTCCGGTGAGCTGGTTACCATTGCCGACTCGTTCACCAAGGACGATCTGACCACTGGCAACGGCACCGCGATCATCATCCACGAGAAGGCGGACAACTTCGCCAACATTCCACCGGAGCGGTACACCCAGGCCAACGGCACAGCGGGCCCCGATGACACCACGAAGTCGACCGGCGACGCGGGCAAGCGTGTTGCCTGCGGTCTCATCGACGCGGGCTAG
- a CDS encoding LytR C-terminal domain-containing protein, translated as MNERVPDSHGLPLRAMVMVLLFLGVIFLLVGFNALGSDKSASSDSTSTSVSAAAAPKSTTPPPAPKPEVRVYNTTSVPDLARGAADQVAAAGWKVAEVGNLPMPEVNVTTVFFGKTAGEEEAAHEIAKVLGVQAVPRAPELVEQPPGVVVAVAI; from the coding sequence ATGAACGAACGCGTACCCGATTCCCATGGCCTGCCGCTACGTGCCATGGTGATGGTGCTGCTGTTTCTCGGCGTGATCTTCCTGCTGGTCGGATTCAATGCCCTCGGATCTGATAAGTCCGCATCGTCGGACTCGACGTCCACGTCGGTCAGCGCCGCTGCGGCCCCTAAGTCGACGACACCGCCTCCCGCACCGAAGCCCGAGGTTCGTGTCTACAACACCACCTCAGTGCCGGACTTGGCGCGCGGCGCTGCCGACCAGGTCGCGGCCGCAGGCTGGAAGGTCGCCGAAGTAGGCAACCTGCCCATGCCCGAGGTGAACGTGACGACGGTCTTCTTCGGCAAGACTGCCGGAGAAGAAGAAGCCGCCCACGAAATCGCCAAGGTGCTGGGCGTTCAAGCCGTACCGCGCGCACCTGAGCTCGTCGAACAGCCGCCGGGTGTCGTGGTCGCTGTCGCCATCTGA
- a CDS encoding DUF3263 domain-containing protein, whose product MDGAQARAEQSKAADAGQDSPAVGSDGVEIAAGLSRREHDILAFERQWWKYAGSKEDAIKELFGMSATRYYQVLNALVDRHEALAADPMLVKRLRRLRASRQKARAARRLGFEVT is encoded by the coding sequence ATGGACGGCGCCCAGGCGCGAGCTGAGCAGTCAAAGGCTGCAGACGCTGGTCAGGACTCGCCTGCCGTCGGCTCGGACGGAGTCGAGATTGCGGCCGGTCTGAGCCGGCGCGAGCATGACATCCTGGCCTTCGAACGGCAGTGGTGGAAGTACGCGGGCTCCAAGGAAGACGCCATCAAGGAGCTGTTCGGCATGTCGGCCACCCGCTACTACCAGGTGTTGAATGCCCTGGTGGACCGTCACGAGGCCCTGGCAGCGGACCCGATGCTGGTCAAACGGCTCCGCAGGCTGCGTGCGAGCCGTCAGAAGGCCCGCGCGGCACGCCGCCTGGGGTTTGAGGTCACATAG
- a CDS encoding peptide deformylase — protein sequence MAIVPICIVGDPVLHTPTEPVPVGPDGSLPADLPELIANMYETMDAANGVGLAANQIGVPLRLFVYDCADTRGGGTRHRGVVINPVLETSAIPETMPDPDDDEEGCLSVPGESFPTGRADWARVTGLDADGKEITLEGNDLFARMLQHETGHLDGFLYIDTLIGRNARAAKRAVKSNGWGVPGLSWTPGQVADPFGH from the coding sequence GTGGCTATTGTTCCTATTTGCATCGTCGGCGACCCGGTGCTGCACACGCCTACCGAGCCCGTCCCGGTCGGTCCCGACGGTTCGCTGCCCGCCGATCTGCCCGAGCTGATCGCGAACATGTACGAGACCATGGACGCCGCCAATGGCGTCGGACTCGCCGCCAACCAGATCGGTGTGCCCCTGCGTCTGTTCGTCTACGACTGCGCGGACACCCGTGGCGGCGGAACCCGCCATCGCGGCGTGGTGATCAACCCCGTCCTGGAAACCTCCGCGATCCCCGAGACCATGCCCGACCCGGACGACGACGAGGAGGGCTGCCTCTCGGTGCCCGGCGAGTCCTTCCCCACCGGGCGCGCGGACTGGGCACGGGTCACCGGTCTGGACGCCGACGGCAAAGAGATCACCCTGGAGGGCAACGATCTGTTCGCGCGCATGCTGCAGCATGAGACCGGACATTTGGACGGCTTCCTCTATATAGACACGCTGATCGGGCGGAACGCCCGGGCGGCCAAGCGCGCGGTCAAGTCAAATGGATGGGGTGTGCCCGGATTGAGTTGGACGCCAGGGCAAGTCGCCGATCCATTCGGGCATTAG
- a CDS encoding GNAT family N-acetyltransferase, whose product MSLPELGARVAIRSRRPAGSVPPFTDTVGELVSTDPAVRILHKSGAVVDISSADIVSVRVLPPVPVLNRDIRSAQRAAAFAWPGIEHDWVDGWFVRASGGHTHRGNSAVPLEHSASPRSLGDVAAWYSEHRLPTLLCLPDRLIHPPDELATSGETVVMVRDLGAARSEPLPSKPSSGWLALHGDNHPLTVQVLTAVVDGMLGFASVTDNGPAVAIARGAVTEGWLGISAVRVAETHRRRGLARQVCDVLLGWGAAQGARRAYVQVRAANAAALALYPTLGFAEQHRYRYAHIEAVSIEK is encoded by the coding sequence GTGTCCCTGCCCGAACTCGGAGCGCGGGTGGCCATCCGCAGCCGGCGCCCGGCCGGTTCGGTGCCCCCGTTCACCGACACCGTCGGCGAGTTGGTGTCGACCGATCCGGCGGTGCGGATACTTCATAAATCCGGTGCGGTGGTGGATATTTCATCCGCCGACATCGTATCGGTGCGCGTGCTGCCGCCGGTTCCGGTGCTGAATCGGGACATCAGGTCGGCGCAGCGAGCCGCGGCCTTTGCGTGGCCGGGCATCGAGCACGATTGGGTGGACGGATGGTTCGTCAGAGCCTCAGGGGGACACACACATCGCGGTAACTCCGCTGTACCACTGGAGCATTCGGCATCACCACGCTCGCTCGGCGACGTGGCCGCGTGGTACTCCGAACACCGGCTGCCCACCCTGTTATGCCTGCCCGACCGGTTGATCCACCCGCCGGATGAGCTGGCCACCAGCGGCGAAACCGTGGTGATGGTGCGCGATCTCGGCGCGGCCCGGTCGGAGCCCCTTCCTTCCAAGCCATCCTCTGGTTGGCTTGCCCTGCATGGAGATAACCACCCCCTGACGGTGCAGGTGCTGACGGCGGTGGTCGACGGGATGCTGGGCTTCGCATCCGTCACCGATAACGGTCCCGCGGTCGCCATCGCGCGGGGAGCCGTCACCGAGGGCTGGCTCGGCATCTCCGCGGTGCGGGTGGCCGAGACCCATCGACGTCGCGGGCTGGCGCGGCAGGTGTGTGACGTACTGCTGGGCTGGGGTGCCGCACAGGGTGCCCGTCGTGCGTACGTCCAGGTGCGCGCCGCCAACGCCGCGGCGTTGGCGCTCTATCCGACCTTAGGTTTTGCCGAGCAGCATCGCTACCGGTATGCGCATATCGAGGCTGTCAGCATCGAAAAGTAG
- a CDS encoding exodeoxyribonuclease III has translation MRLATWNVNSIRARADRVISWLERSGTDVLAMQETKCSDKQFPMQAFTDAGYEVAHVGLSQWNGVAIASRVGLDDVTVGFEGQPGWASGADVEEAAEARAIGATCNGVRVWSLYVPNGRTLEDPHYQYKLRWLSALRDEAAGWLAADPAAQVALVGDWNIAPTDDDIWSVEAYQGSTHVSEPERTAFTAMNDAGFADVVRPFTPGPGVYTYWDYTQLSFPKKRGMRIDFVLGSPEFAKRVGDAHIDREERKGKGASDHAPVVVDLD, from the coding sequence ATGCGATTGGCCACCTGGAATGTGAACTCGATCCGTGCTCGTGCAGACAGGGTGATCTCCTGGCTGGAACGCTCCGGCACCGACGTGCTCGCCATGCAGGAGACCAAGTGCTCCGACAAGCAGTTCCCCATGCAGGCGTTCACCGATGCCGGGTACGAGGTGGCGCACGTGGGTCTTAGCCAGTGGAATGGCGTCGCCATCGCGTCCCGCGTCGGCCTGGACGATGTGACCGTGGGATTCGAGGGTCAGCCCGGATGGGCGTCCGGCGCGGATGTCGAGGAGGCCGCCGAGGCCCGCGCGATCGGCGCCACCTGCAACGGGGTACGGGTGTGGAGCCTGTACGTCCCGAACGGCCGGACGCTGGAGGATCCGCACTACCAGTACAAGCTGCGGTGGCTCTCGGCTTTGCGTGACGAGGCCGCCGGCTGGCTCGCGGCCGATCCCGCAGCACAGGTCGCGCTGGTCGGCGACTGGAACATTGCGCCCACCGACGACGACATCTGGAGCGTCGAGGCCTATCAGGGCAGCACCCATGTGTCCGAACCCGAACGCACCGCGTTCACCGCGATGAACGACGCCGGATTCGCCGATGTGGTGCGCCCGTTCACCCCCGGTCCGGGCGTCTACACATACTGGGATTACACGCAGCTGAGCTTCCCCAAGAAGCGCGGGATGCGCATCGACTTCGTCCTCGGCTCACCGGAGTTCGCCAAACGAGTCGGAGACGCCCACATCGACCGCGAGGAACGCAAAGGCAAAGGCGCGAGCGACCACGCACCCGTCGTCGTCGATCTGGACTGA
- a CDS encoding AAA family ATPase, with the protein MARPPWLPPPEKERRWSLSGLGSKKKDQREPGRDREAAQVVDLDEDDDRVVEASAAAVPETTTVENVEADGVITPADVDGPVSQPRRTATDDSAVVPSVSEPVVPEQVDTPWEMKVPAWGEVSEPAVSSSALDRVDNTEVPGIGEDSAVVPSVSEPVVPEQVDTPWEMKVPAWGEVSEPAVSSSALDRVDDIEVPGTGDDVVEDRPGAAEVDSAQTGDTIAVTEPEFVVPEPVSERVDTPWEPEVPEIFSALEAAPAPVEDVVAAWHPPAPLVESESVEPEPVAAESKSSADNPELDEPVSPPVHAQTDDAVVAPEPVSERVDTPWEPEVPEIFSALEAAPAPVEDVVAAWHPPAPLVESESIEPEPVAGESERVAPADVDEPVSPPVHALTDDAIAVTGPELVVPEPVSERVDTPWEPVVPEISSAVEAAPAPVEDVVAAWHPPAPLAESESIEPEPVAAESVSSADAPELDEVEMRAAALLEAVARARESAADSVAEPATEADGLSQLDEPPTQAADSDVPEAEPSGDVPAVDEIDQRAAALLAAMEAKRSQSAASESDSTEQAPAPASEPERDDEPAPDLSFDHPTELDEVHDLPSPPDFDSGEVETDEPSEVDANSATGSDAVAQGLSEHHETAQGYPEHIDEDSPDADAEDVQSQRPPTRRLALPPWQLPGAATSVEFERFGPHKPSSFDDDGPFSRLRREHADKAAPSKPPAEPLGESPEAVVRDAPQPPMQDPRLPPPPPPPGWRPPQPPPPGWRPPQPPPPGWRPPQPPPPGWRPPQPPPPPPGWVAHQPSPDAGHPGPPGPPPQEHRAAPPANYRPPQAFRVPTPLEEAELTGQHPNAPQSGWRRRVRMATGGHVNPGLSRRDRLRQELEEQIRQPIVGDFRIAVLSIKGGVGKTTTTLGLGSALAMVRHDRVIAVDANPDRGTLAERVRDESTQSTVRDLLSDPNLHSYADVRNHTLMATSRLEILASEQEPAVSEVFSEGDYRRTVEILRHYYNIILTDCGTGIMHSAMAGVLDLAHTIVLVSAPAMDAARSASATLDWLMQHGYSGLVRGAHVVLSTSRPGSANLKIDKLYEHFESRCRSVHTIPFDPHLSEGADIDFGLLRQQTMDAYLDLAASVSEDFGRLRGPAERP; encoded by the coding sequence ATCGCGCGTCCCCCGTGGCTGCCGCCACCGGAGAAAGAGCGGCGTTGGTCACTGTCGGGGCTCGGCAGTAAGAAGAAAGATCAACGCGAGCCTGGCCGTGATCGCGAGGCTGCCCAAGTCGTCGACCTCGACGAGGACGATGATCGGGTGGTCGAAGCGTCGGCGGCCGCTGTTCCAGAAACGACGACCGTGGAAAACGTTGAGGCGGATGGGGTGATTACGCCTGCCGACGTTGATGGGCCGGTGAGTCAGCCCCGGCGCACGGCGACTGACGACTCGGCCGTGGTTCCGTCGGTATCTGAGCCTGTGGTGCCGGAGCAGGTGGATACGCCTTGGGAGATGAAGGTTCCGGCCTGGGGTGAGGTGTCGGAGCCGGCGGTGTCGTCATCGGCGCTTGACCGCGTTGACAACACCGAGGTACCCGGCATCGGAGAGGACTCGGCCGTGGTTCCGTCGGTATCTGAGCCTGTGGTGCCGGAGCAGGTCGATACGCCTTGGGAGATGAAGGTTCCGGCCTGGGGTGAGGTGTCGGAGCCGGCGGTGTCGTCATCGGCGCTTGACCGCGTTGACGACATCGAGGTACCCGGTACCGGGGACGACGTGGTCGAGGATCGTCCGGGTGCCGCCGAGGTGGATTCAGCGCAGACCGGCGATACGATCGCGGTTACTGAGCCTGAGTTTGTGGTGCCTGAGCCGGTGTCGGAGAGGGTCGATACGCCTTGGGAGCCTGAGGTTCCGGAGATTTTTTCGGCGCTCGAGGCCGCTCCTGCCCCAGTCGAGGACGTTGTCGCGGCGTGGCATCCTCCGGCTCCGCTTGTGGAGTCGGAATCGGTTGAACCAGAACCTGTTGCGGCTGAGAGCAAGTCATCGGCCGATAACCCTGAACTTGATGAGCCGGTGAGTCCGCCCGTGCACGCGCAGACTGACGATGCGGTCGTGGCGCCGGAGCCGGTGTCGGAGAGGGTCGATACGCCTTGGGAGCCTGAGGTTCCGGAGATTTTTTCGGCGCTCGAGGCCGCTCCTGCCCCAGTTGAGGACGTTGTCGCGGCGTGGCATCCTCCGGCTCCGCTTGTGGAGTCGGAATCGATTGAGCCAGAACCTGTTGCGGGTGAGAGTGAACGGGTTGCGCCCGCTGATGTTGATGAGCCGGTGAGTCCGCCCGTGCACGCACTGACCGACGATGCGATCGCGGTTACTGGGCCTGAGCTTGTGGTGCCTGAGCCGGTGTCGGAGCGGGTCGATACGCCTTGGGAGCCTGTGGTGCCGGAGATTTCTTCGGCGGTCGAGGCGGCTCCTGCCCCTGTCGAGGATGTCGTCGCGGCGTGGCATCCTCCCGCTCCGCTTGCGGAGTCGGAATCGATTGAACCAGAGCCTGTTGCGGCTGAGAGTGTGTCATCGGCCGATGCCCCCGAACTCGATGAGGTCGAAATGCGCGCGGCAGCGCTCCTTGAGGCTGTTGCGAGGGCTCGGGAGTCCGCTGCGGATAGCGTTGCCGAGCCCGCAACCGAGGCTGATGGTTTGAGCCAGCTGGACGAGCCGCCGACCCAGGCTGCGGACTCCGATGTGCCAGAGGCGGAACCATCCGGCGACGTTCCCGCGGTCGATGAGATCGACCAACGCGCAGCCGCGCTCCTTGCGGCCATGGAGGCGAAGCGGTCTCAGTCTGCTGCGTCTGAATCGGATTCAACAGAGCAGGCTCCAGCTCCCGCTTCGGAGCCCGAGCGGGATGATGAACCGGCGCCGGATCTATCATTCGATCATCCAACGGAGTTGGACGAGGTCCACGATCTCCCGTCACCCCCCGATTTCGACAGCGGCGAAGTCGAGACGGACGAGCCGTCCGAGGTCGATGCCAACAGCGCAACAGGGTCGGACGCAGTTGCCCAGGGCCTCTCGGAACATCACGAGACTGCCCAGGGCTACCCGGAACACATCGACGAAGACTCCCCTGACGCTGACGCAGAGGACGTTCAGTCGCAGCGCCCGCCTACCCGGAGGCTGGCGCTGCCGCCCTGGCAATTGCCTGGAGCGGCCACATCAGTGGAGTTCGAGCGTTTCGGGCCCCACAAACCGTCTTCGTTCGATGACGATGGCCCATTCTCTCGGTTGCGCAGAGAGCACGCGGACAAGGCCGCACCGTCAAAGCCGCCCGCGGAGCCGTTAGGCGAATCCCCGGAAGCGGTAGTGCGCGATGCGCCGCAGCCGCCGATGCAGGACCCGCGATTGCCTCCACCTCCACCGCCGCCGGGGTGGCGTCCACCCCAGCCTCCGCCGCCGGGGTGGCGTCCCCCGCAGCCTCCGCCGCCGGGGTGGCGTCCCCCGCAGCCTCCGCCGCCGGGGTGGCGTCCACCCCAGCCTCCACCCCCTCCGCCGGGCTGGGTGGCCCATCAACCGAGTCCGGATGCCGGTCATCCCGGGCCGCCTGGACCGCCGCCGCAGGAACACCGAGCTGCGCCTCCGGCGAATTATCGGCCCCCGCAAGCCTTTCGAGTGCCCACGCCACTAGAGGAAGCGGAGCTGACGGGGCAGCATCCGAATGCACCGCAATCCGGCTGGCGACGCAGGGTACGTATGGCCACGGGTGGTCACGTCAACCCTGGTCTGTCCCGTCGGGATCGCCTACGGCAGGAGCTTGAGGAACAGATCCGGCAGCCGATCGTCGGCGACTTCCGTATCGCCGTGCTGTCCATCAAGGGTGGGGTTGGCAAGACCACGACCACGCTTGGGTTGGGGTCGGCACTTGCCATGGTGCGACATGATCGCGTCATCGCTGTCGACGCCAACCCCGACCGCGGCACTCTGGCAGAACGAGTCCGCGACGAGTCGACGCAATCAACTGTGCGCGACCTGTTGTCGGACCCCAATCTTCACAGTTATGCCGATGTTCGCAACCACACGCTGATGGCTACCAGTCGGCTGGAAATTTTGGCAAGCGAACAGGAGCCAGCGGTGTCGGAGGTGTTCAGTGAGGGCGACTATCGGCGCACCGTCGAGATTCTGCGGCACTACTACAACATCATCCTGACCGACTGCGGCACCGGCATCATGCATTCGGCGATGGCGGGAGTCCTCGACCTGGCGCACACCATCGTGTTGGTTAGCGCGCCCGCGATGGATGCTGCCCGGAGCGCATCGGCAACGCTGGACTGGCTGATGCAGCATGGTTATTCGGGGTTAGTGCGGGGCGCGCATGTGGTGCTCAGCACGTCGCGTCCAGGATCGGCGAACTTGAAAATCGACAAGCTCTACGAGCATTTCGAGTCGCGGTGCCGATCGGTGCACACGATTCCATTCGACCCGCATCTATCCGAGGGCGCCGATATCGATTTCGGGCTGCTCCGACAGCAGACTATGGATGCCTACCTCGATCTGGCGGCGTCGGTTTCAGAGGATTTCGGCCGACTCCGGGGCCCCGCAGAACGACCGTAA
- a CDS encoding DUF5336 domain-containing protein, whose amino-acid sequence MSYPSGNQGYYTAAYSDSFGTDHKRLLPRYMALAVLVLGAASYLLSFGPMPEGHPGAWGVRFAVLAALLSGFGLIPRQDSNHQVIAVLAVAGFLDALAALISATNSGWALTVIVVINGLQSVVAIGALLQAHPAGDTEQGSQEAYSEYWAQMAQYYNQYPDQNSQPAETAEPLQRGAHGQAAARAVQHAADQSASYSDYVDNQNPRGATVDRYAPQTSQPAQTGLPSFARAPGQAPVQRYGTQGQHDPGPSATR is encoded by the coding sequence ATGTCCTATCCGTCGGGAAACCAGGGGTACTACACCGCCGCGTATAGCGACAGTTTCGGCACTGATCACAAGCGGCTGTTGCCTCGCTACATGGCACTGGCGGTTCTCGTGCTCGGAGCCGCGTCATATCTACTGAGTTTCGGCCCAATGCCCGAAGGACATCCTGGCGCGTGGGGCGTGCGGTTTGCGGTGCTTGCAGCCCTATTATCGGGCTTCGGGCTGATCCCGCGGCAAGATTCAAACCACCAGGTGATCGCCGTACTGGCGGTGGCCGGGTTCCTCGACGCACTGGCGGCGCTGATCAGCGCCACAAACAGTGGCTGGGCCCTGACGGTGATCGTCGTGATCAACGGGCTGCAGTCCGTGGTGGCCATCGGCGCGCTACTGCAGGCACATCCGGCCGGCGATACGGAACAGGGCTCGCAGGAGGCCTACTCCGAATACTGGGCGCAGATGGCGCAGTACTACAACCAGTACCCGGACCAGAATTCCCAGCCCGCCGAGACAGCGGAGCCATTGCAGCGAGGAGCACACGGGCAAGCGGCAGCACGTGCTGTGCAGCACGCTGCCGACCAGTCGGCCAGCTACTCCGACTACGTCGATAATCAGAATCCTCGGGGCGCGACTGTCGATCGCTACGCGCCCCAGACCTCCCAGCCAGCGCAGACGGGGCTGCCAAGCTTCGCCCGGGCGCCGGGCCAGGCTCCGGTCCAGCGGTACGGAACACAAGGTCAACATGACCCCGGCCCCTCTGCGACCCGGTAA
- a CDS encoding DUF6585 family protein, with product MTESRFPSPAAGAALMSAIHTAATDAGLGAHAGGYLWRQSWFSVPFAGFFGLLGLYLAMTPGAHLIGVIVLVPALLGLVSFVRGRIRMAKGDRRLDLFERGAIVTNREQDIAVFRYATARVTRDIVRRTSSMGSAMEYSYTLREPGGPKVFANGGTRLHSGFDGPAEWGPAIVSGIANTQLPAARQAIAAGNRLDFGPVWLSATEMGDILHTWRWPEIATIWINNNVNKGHVELFLRVKPKKAVMVEAAKRVENLAIFMTLAEELIASG from the coding sequence ATGACCGAGTCGAGGTTCCCGAGCCCTGCAGCCGGCGCGGCGTTGATGAGCGCGATCCACACCGCCGCCACCGATGCCGGTCTCGGCGCCCACGCCGGCGGCTACCTGTGGCGCCAATCGTGGTTTTCGGTGCCGTTCGCAGGTTTTTTCGGACTGCTGGGCCTGTACCTGGCTATGACGCCCGGCGCGCACCTCATCGGCGTGATCGTTTTAGTCCCCGCCCTGCTGGGCCTGGTGTCGTTCGTGCGGGGCCGCATTCGCATGGCCAAGGGGGATCGTCGGTTGGATCTGTTCGAGCGCGGCGCCATCGTGACCAATCGCGAGCAGGACATCGCGGTGTTCCGGTACGCCACCGCGCGAGTGACACGGGACATCGTCCGACGGACCAGCTCGATGGGCAGCGCCATGGAGTACAGCTACACCCTGAGAGAACCGGGCGGCCCGAAGGTGTTCGCCAACGGCGGAACAAGGCTGCACAGCGGTTTTGATGGTCCCGCCGAATGGGGTCCAGCCATTGTCAGCGGAATCGCCAACACCCAGCTACCCGCTGCGCGTCAGGCGATCGCGGCCGGAAACCGTCTCGATTTCGGCCCGGTCTGGCTCAGTGCAACGGAAATGGGGGACATTCTCCACACCTGGCGGTGGCCGGAAATCGCCACGATCTGGATCAACAACAACGTCAACAAGGGTCACGTCGAGCTGTTCTTGCGGGTAAAACCCAAAAAGGCGGTGATGGTCGAGGCGGCAAAGCGTGTCGAGAACCTAGCCATATTTATGACTCTGGCCGAGGAACTGATCGCGTCCGGATGA